A genome region from Prinia subflava isolate CZ2003 ecotype Zambia chromosome 12, Cam_Psub_1.2, whole genome shotgun sequence includes the following:
- the NAT9 gene encoding alpha/beta-tubulin-N-acetyltransferase 9, whose amino-acid sequence MKINQDTVLRGKKVTLVPYTAAHVPRYHEWMQSQELQRLTASEPLSLEQEHEMQRSWREDADKCTFIVLDSGRWPGQAEEDSMVGDVNLFLTNAEDPTVGEIEIMIAEPSCRGRGFGKEATLLMMAYGVRKLGITKFEAKIGQENEASICMFKKLHFEEVAVNSVFQEVTLRLDVTDQERQWLLEQTNHMEENSYAELKQPAGVLHS is encoded by the exons ATGAAGATCAACCAGGACACGGTGCTGCGGGGAAAGAAGGTGACGCTGGTGCCCTACACCGCTGCACACGTGCCCCG GTACCACGAGTGGATGCAGTCGCAGGAGCTACAGCGCCTGACAGCCTCGGAGcccctcagcctggagcaggagcacgAAATGCAGCGCAGCTGGCGGGAGGACGCCGACA AGTGCACCTTCATCGTGCTGGACTCGGGGCGCtggcctgggcaggcagaggaggactCCATGGTGGGGGATGTGAATCTCTTCCTCACCAACGCCGAGGACCCCACTGTGGGCGAGATTGAAATCATGATTGCAG AGCCCAGCTGCCGTGGCAGAGGGTTTGGCAAGGAGGCAACTCTGCTGATGATGGCCTATG GAGTGAGAAAACTTGGGATCACCAAGTTTGAGGCGAAGATTGGTCAGGAAAATGAAGCCAGTATCTGCATGTTCAAAAAGCTTCACTTTGAGGAG gttGCTGTGAACAGCGTTTTCCAGGAGGTGACGCTGAGGCTGGATGTCACTGACCAGGAGAGACagtggctgctggagcagacaAACCACATGGAGGAGAATAGCTACGCTGAGCTGAAGCAGCCAGCTGGGGTGCTGCACTCCTGA